GGCGGCTAGAGCTCTATCCAGCGATTGAAGTGGATGTAGTACATGGTGCGCTCGACTCGACGCCTCACCTGCGAGTCCTCGGAGTCCTGACGCGTGTCCAGCAGCGTATTGAGTGAACTATTCACATCCTCATCAATGTCGATGGGTATCACAGCCGCAATGCCCTCGCGCTGGATCTGCTGCAGATGATCCTCGGACTTGCTGGTGCGGAAGCCGGCGGCATCGCATTTGCGCACCACATGCCCGTTGTGGTGGCGTCGCACAACAACGACACCAGCAGCCCCACTACTCGACTCGGGAGCCAAAGAGCTCGGCTCCGGGCTGGTGGGCACCGAATTGGCCGTCTCCTTGTCGATCAGGGGTGTCGACAGCGAAATGGGCGATGTTGGCACTGAGAAGGAGGTCTCGTCCTGCGAGGTATTGGCTGCGCCCAGCCCCACGCCCATGGGAATGCCCATGCCGCCGGCCGCCTCACTCTTGACCGTTGTGGACGAGGTGGAGCCCGAGGCAGAGTAGCCGGGCATGCGGGCAGCACAATCGACGGCATCTCGAttgcgctgctgctgttgtcgcGTTGCGGCACGCTGCTTGAGGGCGCGCAGTCGCTGCTTCGTAGATCCGGAGCCCAGCGAATTGGTTGAGTAATCCTCGTCGCCGGCATCGTTCTCCTCCTCGTCGTAggcatcgtcatcgtcatcatcgtcTTCGACCAGGCACTGGCGGTCGCTGTCATCCTCATCGCCACGCCCCATCCCGCTCTGGTACGTCTCTATGTTGGTGATGTCGTAGTGGGTCTGATCCTCCTCGCGCTCCaactccgcctccgcctccgcttccacctcctgctcctgctcctcgtcCAGCTCGTCATCGTTCTGGTAGTACTCGtatcgttgctgctgctgctgctgacgatAGCGTTGCTGGTGCTGGCGTTGACGCTGATGCTTGCTGTCCTCCTCGAGCACATACTCGCCCTCCTCATCGCGCTCCAGCTCCTCGCACATCAGCAGCGTGTCGTTGGTGAGCGAATCCTTGCGGTTGTAGCTGTTGTTGATGCTgtcccgctgctgctgatgttgctgctgctgctgcggctgttgtTTGCGCTGCAGCTTCGCCTCACGCTTCACCGAATCCGAGCTGGTGTTGGTGGGCGAGTCCACCGAGGAAGAGGATGTGGGCGAGGATTCTCCCGATGCTCGTGGCGCTAGGGCGCCATTCATCCGGGAATTGGCCTGACGAATCGGCGAGTCACGCAGACTGTCAACCTGCAAAGGAAAATGAGAGGTTTTAGCAAAGAGATCGCATGCGTTTCTCTTTATTTTACTTACCTTCTTGGCCTGGGTCGTTAGGTGATTGCTGGTCTGTGGTGTCCTGGACAGATTCAAGATCAGATCTCCCGTCATCATGAAAGCCTCAAAGCGTGGCGCCTTCGCCGATTGCGGTGGCGCCGAATTCGGTTCTGGTTCCCTCTCTGTGTCCGGCTCGCGCTCTGTGGAGATCCGTGGCCGGGTCACGGGACTGCCGCTGTAGCTGTTCGAGTGCTGCAACGATTGCGGTGGCAGCTGGGAGTTGTGTGCACTCCCGTtaccgttgccgttgccgttcgATGCCTTTGTGGGTATCTGCGAGGAGCGTGGCCGCTTATTTTGTGGCGAATGGAGCACGGGCACGGGCTTGGGCGCCGGGCACTTTCGCGCCTGTGGAATGCGTGAGGGTCGGTGCGTGGGCGAGGTGGCGTCCGAGCCCGTTGGCGACGTTGGCGCTGCACTTGTGGTGATGGTTGATGATGTCGTCTGAATGGTGGTCTCCACCACCTTTATCTTTGTGGAGCTGGCCGAGGAATTGcggctgtgtgtgtgggtggtcGTAGTGGTGGATCCACTGGCCAGCAGCGGCGAGGAGTTCTGCCGCAGCGATGGCAAGTGTGTGGGCGACTTGAAGCGCAGTCCGCTGGCCGCCGCCGGAGAAGATACCTTGCTGTTGTTCGGACGATGGTTGGGTGAGGAATTGgcgctgtggctgctgctgtagtcGTAGATGTTGGGAGATTCAATATCCACATAGTGTGGACTCTGTGTGTTGGCCAGCTGCTCTTTAATGCGTGCCTTGAGCTTAGGATCTAAGGGATACCAAGAAAATGATTCGAATACTTCTATACACGCCATTTCTTTCGATTCCATTTACCTCGCTTCAGTTCCAAGGTCACCAACTGTTCGGACAATCGCAGGCATTTGAGAACTATCATAAAAGATAAGGAAATGTAAAGCTCTCTTCTGATGATCTAGCTACAAGTTTACGTACCCTCCTTCGTTGTATAGCGATGGACATCGGTTCCATTGACTTTGAGGATGACATCCCCGGCTTCAACCTGCAACAAAAAGGGGGATGTGGATGTCTCGTGTTAGTTCCGGGCGTAATCGAATCACTCGACAACAAAAGCTTATTGATTTTCTCTTTTTGGGTATTCGGTTTTTGCACGCCGCCGTCTGTCCCGTCTGTCCCGCCTGCCCATCCAGCACTATGGCTGTGTCGACTGTCGGCACTTGTAAactatttttaattttcttcTCGATGGGCCTTCAACGGCAACGCAAGAGTgaacagaaaacaaaaacagcaatGGCAACAAGGAAAATAACATGAAATCACAACGTGGGCCCCCCCTCCGTCCACCGCCAGCAACGACATTGGCGCCTTATTTACTTGCTGACGTAGAAGCGAGAAAGCGAGAACGAAGAGGGACGAAGACACACCGGAGGAGACGTCACAGCCAGTGGCCGGGGCGGAATATGCTCCGCCGCATGGATTATTCAATAAATGGAGGACTCCCTAGAACAGAGGGTACCCCGAAAAGCGAAATGTGACACGCGCCGGGCGCCATCTTCCATGTCATGCAAAATGCATCAGTGgaagaggcagcggcagcaggaaCACAGCATTACTTTTATTGCATAATTAGTTTTTCCTGCTTCCCTCACTTGGGTATTATACTATTTATTATTAATGCTTTTTTCGGGAGCAAAGCGTTGCCGCCTCTTGGGCCTCTCGAGGGTTTGTTTCCACTTGGCAGCCGCGAAGGCAAAGGGGCCGCAATTAAAAACTAAAAGTCGCACTAATTTATGCGCTCTGCTCTCCAAAGTTCGTTTATAACAAGAGCGAGCGAAACGGTGGAGACGGAAGGACGGAGGAGATAGaggcgaaggcgaaggcgTCAGCTGAGCATGAAGCGCGAGCACGTTCAGTCTGCACGACAGAGCAGGCAGCGACCTGTCTCTGCACAACCGAAACtgacagcgagagagagagagagagagagagagcgcgccCAAGAGAGCTGATGCAAAGAGAGACGGATTCTGTGTTCTTGTGGGAGGCGGCAATGCAATTCAATTAAAACTGTGTTTAATTTAATTGTttttcgcaaaaaaaaaatacaaataaaaaagtGCATTATATAACCCCAATGGGAGGTGGTAAGAGCTGCAAAGAGTGgttttggggggggggggttaaTGCAATTTCTAGCCAAAAGAAAGTCTCAAAACCGTAATGCAAATTTGATGTTTCCccttcttccccccccccattGGCACTATCAGCACCTCAGCATGGAGTACCACAGCAGGCACTCAAAAACATGTTTTCTGCGATAACAAGCTACGATTAATGACTTACAGCAAAGGTGaaggctctctctctctctctctcacacactctcTCTGCTGTGCGCTCTCGCTCTCCATCATCTTCATCGGATATTCGATTAGGCAGTttacaaacacaaacacaatgcagcagcagcaggtgcaCACTTCTCTCCCCGCTCCCGGCACACACGCATACACTCCTTTTGCATTTCACTTTCACGCTTTCGTGGGGGAATGTCAGCAAAGCAGTTGAAGCAGGCATAGGCAGGCAAGCAGTCAAGCAAGCAGTAGAGTCAACCAGCAGAGCAGGCAGAAACCCGGTTAAAAGTTAAATCAATCAGTTACACTCGGTGGCCACCACCATCCCCCGCATCACCCCTCTCCTCCTCTCTTCCACCCTTGGATGCAACGTTTGCAGCACAAATTGAAATTGGTTTGAATTGATTTGTTTTCCAATGACACTTTGAAGAGGGTTTTTTTTGTACGTGCACTTCCTACGTCACATTCCCATCGCCCATCTTCGATTTGTTTCTTATCTGCGAGAGGCTCGCACACAGTATTGGGGCTTACGGAACTTTGAGGGCGTTGCCAGATGCCAGAAAAGTGCACTTGCACGAGACTAGGGTTCACAGACCTGGACATTAACTTAACCCTGGGCATACATATACAATGCATGTAGAAGCTACTTGGGAAAACAGAAAGAAAACAAGGCAAACATTCAAGTAAATAAAGGAAATCTTATCAGTTGTAACCCCCTCCTAATGCCACAATAATCATGCTAACCCATTGACAACCTGATAGTTATATACTTTAGTATTTCCCTCACACTCGACTATCAATTAATGAGCACTTGAAGCAGCAATTAATATCAATTTTTTCCGGCTACTCGGTTTATTATTTCGGAAGTGTTCCACAAAAGAtacaatatttatatatagatGTCCGTATATAGACGTGTGTTCAATGACGTTTTATTGACACAACGCTACGACGACGACTTGTTCCAATATCAATTAACAATAGCAACAACCGTACGCCCACTCACTAATATAGCGGGTAAACAAGGCAATTGATTGActctacgagtacgagtacgacgaCGACCTATTCAAGTACAGACCTCTGTGCCTGTGCACTACCTTCACCGTTATAAGTCGAggtggttgtggttgttgttgttgttggtgctggCAGAGTCGTTGACAGGCTGCAGTAATAGAAAAACCCACTAACCCACTTTGCTGCTGGGCAGAAAAATCAATGTTAGGCGCAGATAATCCCAAGCACCCAACGCCTCCATGGGCAATGGAAAAAAATTTGTAAAGCCACAGCCGCAGAGGTAGACATTTAGAGTAGTAAACTCATGGCTCACTCAAACCAAAACAAGCTCTGTTATTGGACTAATGGTTATGCCACTTCTTTTGCCATTTGCATTCTCGTGTCATTCTCAGTGTCCCATAAAGTGGACATTGGAGAGTGTCCGACACATCAATCACATCGCACCCGGTATTAGAT
This region of Drosophila miranda strain MSH22 chromosome 2, D.miranda_PacBio2.1, whole genome shotgun sequence genomic DNA includes:
- the LOC108155071 gene encoding putative uncharacterized protein DDB_G0293878 isoform X5, with amino-acid sequence MPASTALLTFPHESVKVKCKRSVCVCAGSGERSVHLLLLHCVCVCKLPNRISDEDDGERERTAERVCERERERAFTFAVEAGDVILKVNGTDVHRYTTKEVLKCLRLSEQLVTLELKRDPKLKARIKEQLANTQSPHYVDIESPNIYDYSSSHSANSSPNHRPNNSKVSSPAAASGLRFKSPTHLPSLRQNSSPLLASGSTTTTTHTHSRNSSASSTKIKVVETTIQTTSSTITTSAAPTSPTGSDATSPTHRPSRIPQARKCPAPKPVPVLHSPQNKRPRSSQIPTKASNGNGNGNGSAHNSQLPPQSLQHSNSYSGSPVTRPRISTEREPDTEREPEPNSAPPQSAKAPRFEAFMMTGDLILNLSRTPQTSNHLTTQAKKVDSLRDSPIRQANSRMNGALAPRASGESSPTSSSSVDSPTNTSSDSVKREAKLQRKQQPQQQQQHQQQRDSINNSYNRKDSLTNDTLLMCEELERDEEGEYVLEEDSKHQRQRQHQQRYRQQQQQQRYEYYQNDDELDEEQEQEVEAEAEAELEREEDQTHYDITNIETYQSGMGRGDEDDSDRQCLVEDDDDDDDAYDEEENDAGDEDYSTNSLGSGSTKQRLRALKQRAATRQQQQRNRDAVDCAARMPGYSASGSTSSTTVKSEAAGGMGIPMGVGLGAANTSQDETSFSVPTSPISLSTPLIDKETANSVPTSPEPSSLAPESSSGAAGVVVVRRHHNGHVVRKCDAAGFRTSKSEDHLQQIQREGIAAVIPIDIDEDVNSSLNTLLDTRQDSEDSQASDRDRIVWTYNAPLQPHQLQQIQQQQQQQQLHQQQQQQIILQQQQQQKQQQQQQQQQQQFYGGMVLSDPSDSDSTILVSDGAALQRQQLKQQLRAQQQQQRDRDRDQSEHKVVIQVRGMDNNGGGGGGGSAARSEDDVVTLTDEQPHTTMSSGAGAGAQGTRDASPPVSDDGSDVESLHSYHYSPKAVDMPSAIRLAKRLYSLDGFKKSDVSRHLSKNNDFSRAVADEYLKHFTFEKKSLDQSLREFLQQFSLSGETQERERVLVHFSKRFLDCNPGTFNSQDAVHTLTCAIMLLNTDLHGQNMNRKMSCAEFVDNLADLNDGENFPKDILKLLYQAIKTKPLEWALDDDAGDLQQRGNNALGNVGQNPFLDAPEVATAVEYKKGYVMRKCCYDSSYKKTPFGKRSWKMFYCTLRDLVLYLHKDEHGFRKSQMSDNLHNAIRIHHALATKANDYTKKQHVFRLQTSDQAEYLFQTSDSKELHSWVETINYVCAAISAPPLEGGVGSQKRFQRPLLPSKQTKLMVKEQLESHEVQLAQLEQELNEHKKGPIPSKGLPLQNYKEKESYLQYELRRYRTYVSILSAKMLADQQQLELQALQPTQAILDEEADTFPVGNSCSPTTPPSINIQEQQQKEQQRQPHSSNRYSQQPRASGSSSSSSGGNVQQDIG